A single region of the Saprospiraceae bacterium genome encodes:
- a CDS encoding DMT family transporter — MKNILYLLTATAAWGLNFFLAKIMMESSPALIAGFWRYVVAVFILLLLLWGNLPSWKQVMAQSKRLLLVGIIGIFGFNYLFFTGLEQTSAMNAALIMSMNPALTLVLNRLILKVPITRLHVLGVSIALVGAICLMTRGDFMAIGQVTIGKGDGLMWLANLTFAFYHIWVKQYSGGMQNIHFTFFTTLICCICFLIAVQPYALFAWLAYPPVYWYSAIGMGGTGTALAYFAWNRGVAGLGVERAAIFMNTVPLFTSFFALLFGANLAFYHLWSGLIIISGLVLMQLQHWKTKKLVLKG, encoded by the coding sequence ATGAAGAATATCCTTTATCTACTGACCGCCACTGCCGCCTGGGGACTTAATTTTTTCCTAGCCAAGATCATGATGGAAAGTAGCCCGGCTTTGATTGCCGGATTCTGGCGATATGTCGTAGCCGTCTTTATTTTATTGTTGTTGTTATGGGGAAACCTGCCGAGTTGGAAACAGGTAATGGCGCAATCCAAAAGGCTTTTGTTAGTCGGTATTATAGGGATATTTGGGTTCAATTATTTATTTTTTACGGGTTTGGAGCAGACCTCTGCGATGAATGCGGCCCTGATCATGAGTATGAACCCCGCCTTGACCCTAGTGCTCAATCGGCTGATCTTGAAAGTCCCCATTACCCGGCTTCATGTATTAGGCGTTTCCATTGCTTTGGTGGGGGCGATCTGCTTGATGACGCGTGGGGATTTTATGGCCATTGGTCAGGTGACGATAGGGAAGGGGGATGGTTTGATGTGGCTGGCCAATCTAACCTTTGCCTTTTACCATATTTGGGTGAAGCAGTATAGTGGGGGTATGCAAAATATCCACTTTACTTTTTTTACAACCCTTATTTGTTGTATTTGTTTTTTGATTGCCGTACAGCCCTACGCTCTTTTTGCCTGGCTGGCATACCCGCCTGTGTATTGGTATTCGGCCATCGGAATGGGTGGCACAGGTACAGCCTTGGCTTATTTTGCCTGGAACAGAGGTGTAGCGGGTTTGGGCGTGGAAAGGGCTGCGATATTCATGAATACCGTTCCCTTGTTTACCTCCTTTTTCGCATTGTTATTTGGTGCAAATTTGGCCTTTTACCACCTTTGGAGTGGTTTGATCATTATTTCTGGCCTGGTGTTGATGCAGCTACAGCATTGGAAAACAAAAAAGCTGGTGCTTAAGGGTTAA
- a CDS encoding ATP-binding protein — protein sequence MISDCTYDCLQKVFELSSDLVVITNAVGNIEMINPSFLQLLGYQLPEMEGKNILEFIHQNDQDVFICQFNGLVINRYSEDIRFIHKDGFYLWLSWQTHSNQPGGKQIIIAQDVTQSKAAQQIIAESESLKKLNYELTQFNHMLSHDIKEPLRNIVSFSNLAMKEIQPNTKLYEYFSHIINSGKQLDLLINNLVTYNNINSQQAAAFRDIDLQGIAFRLEAAMDKLIQEKNARFLYPKLPKIYGNERFIFLILKHLLENALLYNESPNPIAELKYQVSPTQHEFFITDNGIGIEPQYHSYVFNMFKRLHSRQQYQGAGIGLSIAKKILEKIGGEIAIVYSIPGEGSSFKVSFPILKPSESSSTTPRRVNYA from the coding sequence ATGATTAGTGACTGTACTTACGATTGCCTGCAAAAAGTATTTGAGTTGTCCTCCGATTTGGTTGTTATCACTAATGCTGTAGGGAATATCGAGATGATTAATCCTTCTTTCCTACAGTTATTAGGCTATCAATTGCCGGAAATGGAAGGTAAAAACATACTTGAATTTATACATCAAAATGACCAAGATGTTTTTATCTGCCAATTCAATGGCCTCGTCATCAATAGGTATTCAGAAGATATACGCTTTATCCATAAAGACGGTTTTTACCTCTGGCTGTCCTGGCAAACTCATTCCAATCAACCTGGGGGAAAACAGATTATCATTGCACAGGATGTTACCCAATCTAAAGCGGCCCAACAAATCATAGCAGAATCCGAATCACTAAAGAAGCTAAACTACGAATTGACGCAATTCAACCATATGCTATCTCACGATATTAAAGAACCTTTGAGAAATATCGTCAGCTTTTCGAATTTGGCCATGAAAGAAATTCAGCCCAATACCAAGCTTTATGAATATTTTAGTCATATCATCAATAGTGGGAAGCAACTGGATTTACTCATCAACAACCTGGTTACCTATAATAATATTAATAGTCAACAGGCTGCTGCTTTTCGAGATATAGATTTGCAAGGTATTGCTTTTAGATTGGAAGCGGCCATGGACAAATTGATCCAGGAAAAAAACGCTCGTTTTTTGTACCCTAAACTTCCTAAGATTTATGGAAACGAACGTTTTATCTTCCTGATATTAAAGCACTTACTGGAGAATGCATTATTGTATAATGAAAGTCCTAACCCCATTGCTGAGCTTAAATACCAAGTTTCTCCTACTCAACACGAATTTTTTATAACAGATAACGGAATTGGGATAGAACCGCAATACCATAGCTATGTATTCAATATGTTCAAGCGATTACACAGTCGGCAACAATACCAAGGCGCCGGAATTGGCCTTAGTATTGCTAAAAAAATACTCGAAAAAATAGGAGGAGAAATCGCTATTGTCTATTCGATTCCAGGAGAAGGTAGCTCTTTTAAAGTCTCTTTTCCCATTCTCAAACCGTCCGAATCCTCAAGTACGACTCCAAGAAGGGTTAATTATGCTTAA
- a CDS encoding DUF5916 domain-containing protein — translation MHLNRTLLCICLIIILPLAIWSQAVTAKASPKERPSTKAFYLEDAPLMDGDVLNEGRWMQIPAVTDLWQIQPNSGQAASEKTEVRIAYTTTTFYISVICYDAQPNKLVVSDARRDASLDNTDSFIFLLDTYNDGQNGFVFGTNSQGVEYDAQVNNEGQGNLNVNRQQGGIIGGFNINWDASWEVKAQVGTYGWSAEFAIPLRTLRFNSGENQSWGFNFRRNIRKTNEIAYWAPMPIQFDLNRVSMAGELTGLNLKNPGNLKVIPYVLGQVARDYEEAGAETEFKPEVGMDVKYSVTPSLTLDLTYNTDFAQVEVDDQQVNLDRFNLFFPEKRPFFLENAGQFSVGSPGEVDLFFSRRIGIGANGQQVPIIGGARLSGKVNKTNIGLLSMFTEGVEEEAIDPNNFTVARVNHEFAKRSAIGAAFINREGMGDLEDDFNRTYAFDGRLGLGKKAQLSGFYAKSITPGIDVGAQSFHFKSNYLWNGLDLLAAYTEVEQGFNPEVGFLLRSAFRKPEFRILKQIRPKNFLGLLELRPHISYRSYWNFDNFLETSFLHVDNHWEWKNGTELHTGINFTTEGVVQDFEISKGVIVPAGSYDHHEGQFVFMTNPSKAFSVNLRSVIGGFFGGKRYANSGTLAIRLGDKFNSEWSLIRNDIQLPFGDFTTDIFRARLSYSFTPLIFVQSLFQYNSVSGIWSSNIRFGWLQQANTGLFLVYNDTQAEGLIKNRSFILKYSRVFDVLK, via the coding sequence ATGCACCTGAACAGAACCCTCCTTTGTATTTGCCTGATCATTATTTTGCCATTAGCGATATGGTCCCAGGCTGTTACAGCAAAGGCCAGTCCGAAAGAACGACCGAGTACCAAGGCTTTTTATCTGGAAGACGCCCCGCTCATGGATGGAGACGTGCTGAACGAAGGGCGCTGGATGCAAATTCCCGCCGTAACCGATTTATGGCAAATTCAACCTAACTCCGGCCAGGCTGCCTCCGAGAAAACGGAAGTGCGCATCGCCTATACCACTACGACCTTCTACATTTCCGTTATTTGTTATGATGCCCAGCCAAATAAACTGGTAGTGTCGGATGCCCGCAGGGATGCTTCGCTGGATAATACCGATAGCTTTATTTTCCTTTTGGATACCTATAATGATGGACAAAATGGCTTTGTTTTTGGGACCAATTCACAAGGTGTGGAGTATGATGCACAGGTGAATAACGAAGGACAGGGTAACCTAAATGTCAATCGGCAGCAAGGTGGTATCATTGGTGGATTTAATATCAACTGGGATGCCTCGTGGGAAGTCAAAGCCCAGGTTGGGACTTACGGCTGGAGTGCCGAATTTGCCATCCCCTTGCGGACCTTGCGCTTTAATTCAGGTGAAAACCAATCCTGGGGATTCAATTTCCGCCGGAATATCCGAAAGACAAACGAAATTGCTTATTGGGCACCAATGCCTATCCAATTTGACCTCAACAGGGTGTCTATGGCTGGCGAATTAACGGGTTTGAATCTCAAAAACCCTGGAAACCTTAAGGTTATTCCCTATGTCTTGGGGCAAGTTGCCCGAGATTATGAGGAGGCCGGCGCTGAAACTGAATTTAAACCAGAAGTAGGGATGGATGTTAAGTATAGTGTCACCCCTAGCCTTACCCTCGATTTAACCTATAATACCGACTTTGCGCAGGTGGAAGTAGACGACCAACAGGTCAACCTGGATCGTTTTAATCTCTTTTTTCCAGAAAAGCGACCATTTTTTCTGGAGAATGCTGGCCAGTTTTCTGTAGGTAGCCCAGGAGAAGTCGACCTGTTTTTTAGTCGCCGTATCGGCATTGGTGCCAACGGCCAGCAGGTGCCGATCATTGGCGGTGCCCGCCTGTCGGGCAAAGTGAACAAGACCAACATTGGCCTTTTAAGCATGTTTACGGAAGGGGTCGAGGAAGAGGCGATAGACCCAAATAACTTTACCGTTGCTCGCGTCAACCACGAATTTGCCAAACGTTCAGCCATTGGTGCCGCCTTTATCAATAGAGAAGGCATGGGCGACTTGGAAGATGACTTCAATCGCACTTACGCTTTTGATGGTCGACTTGGTTTAGGAAAAAAAGCCCAATTATCTGGGTTTTATGCCAAATCCATTACCCCTGGTATTGATGTGGGTGCCCAATCTTTCCATTTCAAATCAAATTATCTCTGGAATGGCCTGGACCTCCTTGCTGCCTATACCGAAGTCGAACAAGGATTTAACCCAGAGGTCGGGTTTTTACTCAGAAGTGCTTTTCGAAAACCTGAATTCCGCATTTTAAAACAAATTCGTCCGAAGAACTTCTTGGGCTTACTTGAACTTCGACCACATATTTCCTATCGCTCTTATTGGAATTTCGACAACTTTCTGGAAACCAGTTTTCTTCACGTCGACAACCACTGGGAATGGAAAAATGGCACAGAATTGCATACGGGAATCAACTTCACCACAGAAGGGGTGGTACAAGACTTTGAAATCTCAAAAGGGGTTATTGTTCCCGCAGGCTCCTATGACCATCATGAGGGCCAATTTGTCTTCATGACAAATCCCAGCAAGGCTTTCTCCGTCAACCTTCGTTCTGTCATCGGTGGTTTTTTTGGTGGAAAACGCTATGCTAATAGTGGCACCCTCGCTATCCGCCTAGGGGATAAATTCAACTCTGAATGGAGCTTAATCCGCAATGATATTCAATTGCCATTCGGCGATTTTACAACCGATATTTTTCGAGCCAGGCTTTCTTACTCGTTCACACCACTCATTTTTGTTCAAAGCCTTTTCCAATATAATAGCGTAAGCGGCATCTGGTCTTCCAATATTCGTTTTGGTTGGCTACAGCAGGCCAATACTGGCTTATTTCTCGTGTATAATGACACACAAGCAGAGGGCCTGATTAAAAACCGCAGCTTTATTTTAAAGTATTCTCGGGTTTTTGATGTGCTGAAGTAG
- a CDS encoding SMP-30/gluconolactonase/LRE family protein, with translation MIRNYFLLAFLGLVSWASLSAQSYLYYINITTGIERSAFDGSNRQVLVPPELVKAQGICLDMTHNKLYWTDWVSDKIQRANLDGSDIEDLVVEGLQLPEGIAIDATNQKMYWVDSGTKKIQRANLDGSNVEDLVTYVLVNLDGIALDVENNKMYWTEWGDGAAIGKIKRANLDGSGIQTLFSLRDALLKGIDLDLERGKMYWTDCGLNTIQRANLDGTEVETLVTVDLSTPNAIVVDKEGKKIYWTDLGLQKIKRANLDGTGAEDIIVTNLETPQGLTLFNCSLQKNADCIPTAAELAEQPPSLQIFPNPADQWLELKQVPINSLLQLFDPQGRLLQQRQIHQPAISLPVGDLPSGIYHLQLIEASQQRSWYRFQKVKR, from the coding sequence ATGATCCGCAACTATTTTCTACTTGCATTCCTGGGTTTGGTGAGTTGGGCGTCGCTAAGTGCCCAGTCTTATCTTTATTATATTAATATCACAACCGGCATTGAAAGATCCGCCTTTGACGGCAGTAACAGGCAAGTGTTAGTACCACCAGAGCTAGTAAAAGCGCAAGGCATCTGTCTGGATATGACACACAATAAACTGTATTGGACCGACTGGGTGAGCGATAAAATCCAACGTGCTAACCTGGATGGCTCCGATATTGAAGACTTGGTTGTGGAAGGGCTACAACTGCCTGAGGGAATTGCGATAGACGCCACCAACCAAAAGATGTACTGGGTAGATAGCGGGACTAAAAAAATCCAACGGGCCAACCTGGATGGCAGTAATGTCGAGGATTTGGTCACCTATGTGCTCGTCAACCTGGATGGCATCGCCCTTGATGTCGAAAACAACAAAATGTACTGGACGGAATGGGGAGACGGGGCAGCTATCGGAAAAATAAAACGAGCCAATCTCGATGGCAGCGGCATTCAAACCCTTTTTTCCCTTCGAGATGCGTTGTTAAAGGGAATTGACCTTGACCTTGAGCGGGGGAAAATGTACTGGACCGATTGTGGCTTAAATACCATACAGCGAGCTAACCTCGATGGAACGGAGGTTGAAACCCTCGTTACGGTTGACTTAAGTACCCCCAATGCTATTGTCGTCGATAAAGAAGGTAAAAAAATATACTGGACCGACCTCGGGCTCCAAAAAATAAAACGGGCTAATCTGGATGGCACAGGGGCCGAAGATATCATTGTCACTAACCTGGAGACCCCACAAGGATTGACACTTTTCAATTGCAGCCTTCAGAAAAATGCCGACTGCATTCCAACTGCAGCCGAGTTGGCGGAACAGCCGCCAAGCCTTCAAATCTTCCCAAACCCTGCTGATCAATGGCTGGAGTTAAAACAAGTTCCCATCAATAGTTTGCTTCAACTCTTTGACCCCCAGGGCCGTTTGCTACAGCAACGCCAAATTCACCAGCCCGCTATAAGTCTTCCAGTTGGAGACCTCCCTTCAGGCATTTACCATCTTCAGCTGATTGAGGCATCGCAACAAAGAAGCTGGTACCGTTTTCAAAAGGTCAAGAGATGA
- a CDS encoding ABC transporter permease yields the protein MITHTIKLAIRNFRRHKSSFFINLIGLSTGLACALLILLWVRDELLVDKFHAKKERLFQVMEHQQYAEEIMTTSSTPGLLAETLADEIPEIEHAATVLWGNNYTLTVKDQNVKKKGHYAGPEFFHLFSFDLLHGTPNDVLVDMNAIVISESLAKLLFGSSEQAMGQSMEIEHDEVFAVTGIFKDLPSNSSYQFDFILNYEKYKKDNEWILNWDSNGPSTIATLVEGADANAVAAKVADFVAKRVDESNVTLFLKPFSQKYLYGRYENGKLVGGRIDYVKLFSIIAIFILVIACINFMNLSTARASRRAKEVGVKKAVGAMRSSLIKQYLGESILIAFSALVVALILVWLFLPQFNMMTDKEIVLQLSPSIIGAFLGITLLSGVLAGSYPALYLSSFKPVTVLKGELKTSWGELWARRGLVVFQFTLSVVLIVAVLVVYKQIQYVQTQNLGYDKEQLIYFDLNGRLEEQSDAFLSEAKKLPGVENISSIGHNLIGRQNNTSGLEWEGKDPTARILFENVSINYDLLETIGVELKEGRFFSKEFGADSSKVVFNERAIEIMGLKDPIGQKIKLWDEYDLEIIGVVKDFHFQSLHEEMNPLFFRINPQNTWTVMARLAAGKEKEAIGQLKNFYETFNPGFSFDPQFMDEQYAMQYAAEQRVASLSRYFAGFAILISCLGLFGLAAFTAERKKKEIGIRKVLGASVSNIVLLLTQDFTRLVMFSILLGLPVAYMMTNRWLTGFAYHINLSLWFFLLAGCLVMLISWLTVGSQAFRSAQANPRDCLRSE from the coding sequence ATGATCACCCATACCATTAAGTTGGCCATCCGAAACTTCAGACGCCATAAGAGCTCTTTTTTTATCAACCTTATTGGGCTTTCAACAGGTCTAGCTTGTGCTTTGTTGATTCTCCTATGGGTTAGAGATGAGCTATTGGTTGATAAATTCCATGCAAAGAAGGAACGCCTTTTCCAGGTCATGGAGCACCAGCAATATGCCGAAGAAATCATGACCACCTCTTCAACCCCTGGTCTCCTGGCAGAAACCCTAGCCGATGAAATCCCCGAAATCGAACATGCTGCAACGGTCTTGTGGGGCAATAATTATACCTTGACCGTAAAGGACCAAAATGTCAAAAAGAAGGGTCATTATGCAGGACCTGAATTTTTTCATCTCTTTAGCTTTGATTTGTTGCACGGAACCCCTAACGATGTATTGGTGGATATGAATGCGATCGTTATTTCCGAAAGCCTAGCAAAACTGTTATTTGGATCAAGTGAACAGGCGATGGGGCAGTCGATGGAGATCGAACATGATGAAGTATTTGCAGTGACGGGTATTTTTAAAGATTTACCTTCCAATTCTTCTTACCAGTTTGACTTCATCCTGAATTATGAAAAGTATAAAAAAGATAATGAGTGGATTTTAAATTGGGACAGTAATGGGCCCAGCACGATAGCAACACTGGTGGAAGGGGCAGATGCGAATGCCGTAGCGGCAAAAGTAGCCGATTTTGTGGCTAAAAGGGTAGACGAATCCAACGTTACCTTATTTCTAAAACCTTTCTCACAAAAATATTTGTATGGTCGGTATGAGAATGGAAAATTGGTAGGTGGACGTATTGATTATGTGAAATTATTCTCGATTATCGCCATTTTTATTTTGGTCATTGCTTGTATTAATTTCATGAATTTATCTACGGCCAGGGCGTCAAGGCGGGCCAAAGAAGTCGGCGTAAAAAAAGCGGTGGGAGCAATGCGGTCATCCTTGATTAAGCAATACCTGGGTGAATCTATCCTTATTGCTTTTAGTGCTTTGGTGGTGGCTCTTATTTTGGTTTGGCTGTTTTTACCCCAGTTCAATATGATGACCGATAAAGAAATTGTGCTTCAATTATCACCCTCTATTATTGGTGCATTTTTAGGCATTACTTTATTGAGTGGGGTATTAGCGGGCAGTTATCCAGCGCTCTATTTATCTTCGTTCAAACCAGTTACCGTATTAAAAGGAGAATTGAAGACGTCTTGGGGAGAATTGTGGGCGCGTCGAGGTTTGGTTGTTTTTCAGTTCACGCTTTCTGTTGTTTTGATTGTAGCTGTATTGGTTGTTTATAAGCAAATCCAATATGTACAAACCCAAAACTTAGGCTATGATAAGGAACAGCTGATTTATTTTGATTTGAACGGTCGTTTAGAAGAGCAATCGGATGCTTTCCTATCGGAGGCGAAAAAATTGCCTGGGGTAGAGAATATTTCCTCCATTGGTCACAATTTGATTGGCCGTCAGAACAACACGAGTGGTTTGGAATGGGAGGGCAAAGACCCTACTGCCAGGATTTTGTTTGAGAATGTCAGCATTAATTACGATCTGTTGGAAACCATAGGGGTGGAATTGAAAGAGGGGCGTTTTTTTTCCAAGGAATTCGGTGCCGATTCCTCCAAAGTGGTTTTTAACGAACGAGCTATTGAAATCATGGGATTGAAAGATCCCATCGGTCAGAAAATAAAGCTGTGGGATGAATATGATTTGGAGATTATTGGTGTAGTGAAAGACTTCCATTTCCAATCCCTGCACGAAGAGATGAATCCCTTGTTTTTCCGTATAAACCCCCAAAACACCTGGACGGTTATGGCCCGATTGGCTGCGGGCAAGGAAAAAGAGGCTATTGGGCAATTGAAAAATTTCTATGAGACCTTCAATCCCGGCTTTTCCTTTGATCCTCAATTTATGGATGAACAATATGCCATGCAATACGCTGCAGAACAACGGGTGGCTTCCTTATCCAGGTATTTTGCGGGTTTTGCCATCCTCATTTCCTGTTTAGGCTTATTTGGTTTAGCTGCTTTTACGGCCGAACGAAAGAAAAAGGAAATCGGCATCCGCAAAGTGCTTGGTGCGAGTGTTTCCAATATCGTGCTCTTACTTACCCAAGATTTTACCAGATTGGTAATGTTCTCCATCTTGTTGGGACTACCGGTTGCTTACATGATGACCAATAGATGGCTGACGGGTTTTGCTTACCATATTAATTTAAGTCTGTGGTTTTTCCTCTTAGCGGGCTGTTTAGTCATGCTCATCTCCTGGCTGACCGTTGGATCGCAGGCTTTTCGCTCTGCGCAAGCTAACCCGAGGGATTGTTTGAGAAGTGAATAG
- a CDS encoding TfoX/Sxy family protein, with amino-acid sequence MAYNEQLADRIRFVLQDKKVGFVEKKMMGGLCFMVDDKMCIGIVKEDLMARIDPDVYETAIEKPGCRPMDFTGRPMKGYVFVEPASVDMEEDLNHWVQLCLDFNPKGRKKNK; translated from the coding sequence ATGGCCTATAACGAACAATTAGCAGACCGCATTCGCTTTGTCTTACAAGATAAAAAGGTAGGGTTTGTGGAAAAAAAGATGATGGGTGGATTGTGTTTTATGGTAGATGATAAAATGTGTATAGGCATTGTAAAAGAGGACCTCATGGCGCGGATTGATCCCGATGTTTATGAGACAGCCATAGAAAAGCCAGGCTGCCGACCAATGGATTTTACAGGTCGCCCCATGAAGGGCTACGTGTTTGTTGAGCCTGCTTCCGTGGATATGGAAGAAGATTTGAATCATTGGGTTCAGCTGTGCCTGGATTTTAATCCTAAGGGACGGAAAAAAAATAAATGA
- a CDS encoding glycosyltransferase family 1 protein, with the protein MAIGKIRLLVDARVLEGEAQGSTTYLRELYRSFIQDYGAHYTFFFAGEREEAIRAHFPDAQDIQFIPLTTGSRWKLYTQEFPRLIKAWKIDWAHFQYMVPFVKHCKNIVTTHDVLFLDFPDQFSWSYRTSRKILFKLAFLKSEVKITVSEYSKQAIAHHFGVKEAEIFVTPNAVRPQYFEAHDKAAIRKDLAQKEGVEQYVLYVSRLEKRKNHQLLIEAFEAMNLFEQYQLVFVGNNSLDDVTLQQLVEQTLAKYPGRFHWFRQVDETLLMQLYRGAKVFVYPSLAEGFGIPPLEAAACHLPTLCASNTAMTDFTFFQDNLFDASKPEVFYKKLKEVLSTKPDEEKLKNIARQIEEKYSWDYSAKVLHDAIMQNSTPPIIS; encoded by the coding sequence ATGGCTATAGGAAAAATTCGACTTTTGGTGGATGCAAGGGTATTGGAGGGAGAGGCACAAGGCAGTACGACCTATCTTCGAGAGTTATATCGCTCTTTTATACAGGATTATGGGGCACATTATACGTTCTTTTTTGCAGGAGAACGAGAGGAAGCCATTCGGGCTCATTTTCCTGACGCTCAGGATATACAGTTTATTCCATTGACGACAGGCAGTCGATGGAAACTCTATACTCAGGAATTTCCGCGGTTGATCAAAGCATGGAAAATAGACTGGGCCCATTTCCAGTATATGGTTCCTTTTGTAAAACATTGTAAGAACATTGTCACGACACACGACGTCTTATTTTTAGATTTCCCAGATCAATTTTCCTGGTCTTATCGAACCAGTCGAAAGATTCTTTTCAAACTGGCTTTTTTAAAAAGTGAAGTTAAAATCACGGTATCTGAATATTCCAAACAGGCCATTGCGCATCATTTCGGGGTGAAGGAAGCCGAAATTTTTGTTACCCCTAATGCCGTTCGCCCCCAATACTTTGAAGCACATGATAAGGCAGCTATACGTAAGGATTTAGCCCAAAAAGAAGGGGTCGAACAATATGTACTTTATGTTAGTCGACTCGAAAAAAGGAAAAACCACCAATTGTTAATTGAAGCCTTTGAGGCGATGAATTTATTTGAGCAGTACCAATTGGTGTTTGTAGGAAATAATTCGCTGGATGATGTCACTTTACAACAATTGGTCGAACAGACCTTAGCCAAATATCCGGGGCGTTTTCATTGGTTCAGGCAGGTTGACGAAACCTTGTTGATGCAATTGTACCGGGGGGCAAAAGTTTTTGTCTATCCTTCTTTGGCCGAAGGTTTTGGTATTCCTCCATTAGAAGCAGCGGCTTGCCACCTGCCTACGCTTTGCGCCTCAAACACGGCCATGACGGATTTTACTTTTTTCCAAGATAACCTTTTCGATGCGTCGAAACCGGAAGTATTTTATAAAAAGCTAAAGGAGGTTTTAAGTACTAAACCTGATGAGGAAAAGCTGAAAAACATAGCCCGGCAAATTGAGGAAAAATACAGCTGGGATTATTCAGCTAAGGTACTACACGATGCAATTATGCAAAATAGCACTCCACCCATCATCTCTTGA
- a CDS encoding DUF2911 domain-containing protein: MKKILTWVGIILASLAVVLFVVFKVMQSQTKKHSPEGKVAYVQGETKIDVFYNRPSVKGRKIVGGLLPYGEVWRTGANEATTFTTNRDLLVAGKPLAAGKYTLWTIPNQSSWKVIFNKKQYGWGVGFDRKASRDPSADVLQVDIPAEPLEDNVEMFTISLDDSGNLALVLAWEKTKVSVPLQ; encoded by the coding sequence ATGAAAAAAATCCTAACATGGGTAGGCATTATCTTGGCCTCATTGGCCGTCGTTTTATTTGTTGTCTTTAAGGTAATGCAATCACAAACCAAAAAACACAGTCCTGAGGGAAAGGTGGCATATGTGCAAGGCGAAACCAAGATCGACGTATTTTATAATCGCCCATCGGTAAAAGGCCGCAAAATAGTTGGCGGCTTGTTGCCATATGGTGAAGTCTGGCGTACAGGCGCGAACGAAGCGACTACCTTCACAACCAACAGGGACCTGCTGGTAGCCGGCAAACCACTAGCAGCTGGAAAATACACCTTGTGGACCATCCCCAACCAAAGTAGCTGGAAGGTGATTTTCAATAAAAAACAATATGGATGGGGTGTGGGGTTTGATAGAAAAGCTAGCCGCGACCCCTCTGCCGATGTTTTGCAAGTAGACATTCCGGCAGAACCACTCGAAGATAATGTCGAAATGTTTACTATATCTTTAGATGACAGCGGAAACTTAGCCCTCGTCCTGGCCTGGGAAAAAACAAAAGTAAGTGTTCCCTTGCAGTGA